The genomic DNA GCTTGAAGATGACATAGGTGTTAAATTGTTTGACCGCAAAGGTAGGCAAATATTTTTAAATCAATATGGAAAATTAATGCTTAATTATGTAAATAATGCTTTTGAAGAGCTTAATGAAGGAGAACGTGTAGTAAGAGCATTGACAGGCATTGAAAGCGGGCAAGTGACTTTTGCAATCACGTTTCCACACGTCATGCCATCCCTCATTCAAATATTTTTATCTCAACATCCAGATCTTAAGATTAAACAATATCAAGCGAATTCTGATGATGCTAAACAATTAATATTAGATAACAAAGTAGATTGTGCCATTTCCTCTTCACCAATTGAACATGAAGATATTGTATGGGAACCTATTATCAAAGATGACATCTATTTAACAGTGAGTAAGACACATCCTTTGGCAACGTTTGACTCAATTGAGTTGCAACAAATTGAGAACGACAGACTAATCGGACAAATCAAGGGCTATGGTTTCCGCGATACTATAGACGACATTTTAGAAAGGGAAGGCATTCGTCCTAACTATCAAATCGAAGTAGAAGATTCGAGTGCGATTTTAAAATTAGTTGCTATGAATATTGGTATTTCATTTACGCCCAAGCAAGCGTTAATGCAGCTGAATTCACAAGTCGTTGCTATCCCTATTAAAAACAAAGGATGTTATCGTATGATTGGTATCGCATATAAGCAATCACATTATTTTACGGAAGTAGCAACGTCGTTTAAAACGTTCGTAACACAATACTTTCGTGAACTAAACAATTAAACTAAATAGGTATAAATAGTATGACACAATTATGACGTGTTCAATAGACGTTTCAAGAAAGTTTGAATGTCAATTTTACGCCTTAATTGTGTCTTTTTTGTAAACCTTTAATATAATTATGATGTTTTTAATTGTATTAATTTGTGTTATATGACATACTTTAAATTAATTAGTATGACATAATAATTAATTGAGGTGACATTATAATGACAAAATATATTTATGCTTTTGATGAAGGACAAAAATCGATGAAAGATTTACTTGGAGGTAAAGGTGCGAATCTGTCTGAAATGAAACGTTTAGGGTTACCTGTGCCAGATGGTTTTACTATTACGACTGCTGCCTGTATTGAATACTTAAAACAAGGTAAAGAATTATCGACTGAAGTAAAAACACAATTAATAAATCATCTTGCTGACTTTTCAAAGAGAACTGGGAAATCGTTCTCATCAGATGCTAATTTATTACTTGTATCTGTACGAAGTGGTGCTAAAATATCGATGCCTGGTATGATGGATACGATTCTCAACTTAGGATTAAACGATGATAACGTTAAGAAACTTGCAGATAAAACAGGTGATGCACGCTTTGCGTATGACTGTTACCGTCGTTTGCTACAAATGTTTGGTGAAGTCGTATATAACGTGCCAATGCAAGCATTTGATACATACTTTGAAGATTATAAACAACGTCACAACTTTGAAAATGATGCTGCAATTACAGCTGAAGGTTTGCAAGAAATTTGTGAACGTTTTAAAGAAATTTATATGGAAGAAGTCTATAAACCTTTTCCACAAGAACCATTAAAACAATTAGAAGAAGCAATCGAAGCGGTATTTAAATCTTGGGATAATGACCGAGCACGAATTTACCGTGATTTAAATGATATTCCGCATGACATTGGTACAGCTGTAAATATCCAAGAGATGGTCTTTGGTAATAGTGGTAATAATAGTGGAACTGGCGTTGCATTTACACGTAACCCAGTGAGTGGAGAAAATAAATTATTTGGTGAATACTTATTAAATGCACAAGGTGAAGACGTTGTAGCTGGTATTCGCACACCTAAAGATATTTCAACATTACATGACCAAATGCCAGACGTGCATCAAGAATTTGTTGATGTGACAAAACAACTTGAACAGCACTATAAAGATATGCAAGATATTGAATTTACGATTGAAAATGGCAAACTATATTTACTACAAACACGTAATGGTAAACGTACGGCACGTGCAGCAATTAAAATTGCAGTTGATTTAGTAGATGAAGGTATTATTAAAAAAGAAGAAGCGATGTCAAACGTTGATGTGAAATCCATCGATCAATTACTGCATCCTAATTTTGATGAAAAAGCTTTAAAAGAAGCTACCGAAATTTCTAAAATTGGTTTGCCTGCAAGTCCGGGGGCGGCTACAGGACAAATCGTGTTCTCGGCTGAAGAAGCTAAAGTACAAGCTGATGCAGGTAAGAAAGTCATCCTAATGCGTCCGGAAACGTCTCCAGAAGATATAGAAGGTATGATTGCGAGTGAAGCCATCGTAACGACTCATGGTGGTATGACATCGCACGCTGCTGTAGTCGCACGTGGTATGGGTAAATGTTGTGTGACAGGTTGTTCGGATTTAGAAATTAATACTGTAGCAAAGACAGTTTATTATAATGGTGGTGAACTTCATGAAGGCGACACAATTTCAGTTGATGGTTCTAAAGGGGACATCTACATCGGTGAAATTGAAACAGTGAGTGCCGAACACAGTGAAGAATTCACACAATTCATGGAATGGTCAGAAGATATTGCACGCTTGAATGTCCGTATGAATGCTGAAACACCTCAGGATATTAAAGCAGGTTACGAATTTGGTTCTAAAGGAATTGGTTTGGTACGTACTGAGCACATGTTCTTCGGAGCAGAGCGTTTAGTTGAAATGCGCCGATTCATTCTGTCTTCTTCATATGAACAACGTGTAGAGGCATTAAATAATATTCGTAAGTATCAAGTAGAAGACTTTGAAGCAATATTTAGATTATCTGGTGAACGTCCTACAATTGTACGTCTGCTTGATCCACCGTTACATGAGTTTTTACCTAATTCAGATGAAGATGTTGAGAATGTAGCACGACAACTCAATATTCCTAAAGAAGTACTAAATAAACGCATTGTAGATCTTCATGAAGTGAATCCGATGTTAGGACACCGTGGTTGTAGACTTGCTATCACATATCCTGAATTATATGAAATGCAAGTTGAAGCGATTATGGGAAGCGTATTAAAACTTAAAAAAGAGGGGATAACATGTAAACCTGAAATTATGATTCCATTAGTATCGACTGTGGAAGAATTTACAACGCTTAAAGAGAAGCTTGTTAATACAATTGAACAGTTAGAGAAAGAACAAGGGGATAGCGTACCGTATTTAATCGGTACAATGATTGAAACGCCTCGTGCATGCTTAGTAGCAGATGAACTAGCGCAACATTGTGATTTCTTTAGCTTTGGTACCAATGATTTAACACAATTGACATTTGGTTTCTCTAGAGATGATGCAGGCAAATTTATAAATGTGTATACTGAAAGTAATATATTGAAGCTTGACCCATTCCAAACGTTAGATAAAGATGGTGTCGGAAAATTAATCGAAATTGCAGTTGAACAAGCTAAAAAAGTGAATCCGAAGATTAAAATCGGTGTTTGTGGTGAATTAGGTGGAGATGCCAAGTCTATTCGTCGCTTCAATCAATTAGCGATAGACTATGTTTCATGCTCACCATTCCGAGTGCCAGGTGCAATTTTAGCAACAGCTCAGAGTCAAGCGGAGGAAAGCGAGCATTAAAGTGAACGAAATTCAATCAAATGAACAAATTCTAAAGTTATTTATCGTATCAGATTCCATTGGCGAAACAGCACAACGAATGATTCATGCAACATTAACGCAGTTTCCTGATTTGCATAATGTTGAAATTAAGAAATTTCCATATATAAAAGACGAAGAAGAATTCTTAAATATTTTAAATTTAGCTCGTGAACAACATGCGATTGTTGCGACGACATTAGTGAGTGAATCATTTAATGCCCTTGGACATCAATTTGCACATGAACATGATATTCCTTATGTTGATTACATATCTGATTTAATCAGTATTATTGAAAAGGTAACACACAGCCAACCACTTATGGAAAGTGGTGCGTTACGTAAATTAAATGATGAATATTTCAAACGGATTGAAGCGATTGAATACTCAGTTAAGTACGATGATGGCAAACATTTTACTGATATTGGAGAAGCGGATGCATAATGTATATAAACAAAAAGGCTTAAAAGTGTTTGGTTTAACTGCGAGTCCACAGTATATAGCTAATATACGAAAGAATCGTGCCGAGACATTAGGTTTATCTAGCGAATCACGATACAATAACTTGGATCGCATTAAGAAAGAACTTGTTTATGCGGAAGAAGTCTTCAAGAAATTAAATGCAACCGTCATTAATACAGAATATAAATCGATTGAAGAATCCGCATTTTACATTGAAAAGTTTATACAACCAAAATGATAGTATAAGCTAGAAAAGTGGTTCATTTATAAATACCTTTCATACATGTTAAAAGCGACATATCAAAAGACGATTAATAATATTGAAACAAATTTGGTTTGTTAAATAAGAACGCTTGGTTACATATTGTAGCTGAGTGTTCTTATTTATAAATTGAATGAATGTTTATTAAAACAGGAATCTATAAAAAATTAATTATAATTAAGTTTCGCCAATTTACAATTTACCATATTTGTTTTAACATAATAGTGAAAGGCTTAACAATCTTAACAACAAAGTATATTACTTTGGTTTAAAGGGAGAAAGAAAAGTAAGTAATAACTTTTTATATTGTTAACTAATAAATTTGGAGAGGTGTACAACCATGGCAGAATCAAAAGACGTCATTTTAATTGGTGCCGGTGTCTTAAGTACAACATTTGGTTCTATGTTAAATGAGCTTGAACCTGATTGGAATATCAAGCTCTATGAACGTATGGATCGACCAGGCCTAGAAAGTTCTAATGAACGCCACAACGCTGGTACTGGTCACGCTGCACTTTGTGAATTGAACTATACTGTTCAACAACCAGACGGTTCAATTGACATTGATAAAGCGAAAGAAATTAATGAAGAATTTGAGATTTCTAAACAGTTCTGGGGTCACTTAGTGAAAGAAGGACATATCGAGAATCCAAGAGAATTTATCAATCCTCTACCACACATCAGTTTTGTTAGAGGTGTTCATAACAAAGAATTCTTGAAAAAACGTTATGAAGCAATGAAACAATCACCAATGTTCGACAATATCGAATATACAGAAGATATTGAAGTAATGAGAAAATGGATTCCATTAATGATGAAAGGCCGCGTTGATGATGGCAAAATGGCTGCTAGTAAAATCAACGAAGGTACTGACGTAAACTTTGGTGAATTAACACGTAAGATGGCTAGACATTTAGAACAAGACGAACATGTTGAAGTTAAATATAGTCATCAAGTACTTGATTTTGAACGTTTATCTAATGGTAAATGGCAAGTT from Staphylococcus taiwanensis includes the following:
- a CDS encoding LysR family transcriptional regulator, whose translation is MRKIEIIKLKYFKVVAEMNNITQASKRLNISQPALSKAISSLEDDIGVKLFDRKGRQIFLNQYGKLMLNYVNNAFEELNEGERVVRALTGIESGQVTFAITFPHVMPSLIQIFLSQHPDLKIKQYQANSDDAKQLILDNKVDCAISSSPIEHEDIVWEPIIKDDIYLTVSKTHPLATFDSIELQQIENDRLIGQIKGYGFRDTIDDILEREGIRPNYQIEVEDSSAILKLVAMNIGISFTPKQALMQLNSQVVAIPIKNKGCYRMIGIAYKQSHYFTEVATSFKTFVTQYFRELNN
- a CDS encoding pyruvate, phosphate dikinase yields the protein MTKYIYAFDEGQKSMKDLLGGKGANLSEMKRLGLPVPDGFTITTAACIEYLKQGKELSTEVKTQLINHLADFSKRTGKSFSSDANLLLVSVRSGAKISMPGMMDTILNLGLNDDNVKKLADKTGDARFAYDCYRRLLQMFGEVVYNVPMQAFDTYFEDYKQRHNFENDAAITAEGLQEICERFKEIYMEEVYKPFPQEPLKQLEEAIEAVFKSWDNDRARIYRDLNDIPHDIGTAVNIQEMVFGNSGNNSGTGVAFTRNPVSGENKLFGEYLLNAQGEDVVAGIRTPKDISTLHDQMPDVHQEFVDVTKQLEQHYKDMQDIEFTIENGKLYLLQTRNGKRTARAAIKIAVDLVDEGIIKKEEAMSNVDVKSIDQLLHPNFDEKALKEATEISKIGLPASPGAATGQIVFSAEEAKVQADAGKKVILMRPETSPEDIEGMIASEAIVTTHGGMTSHAAVVARGMGKCCVTGCSDLEINTVAKTVYYNGGELHEGDTISVDGSKGDIYIGEIETVSAEHSEEFTQFMEWSEDIARLNVRMNAETPQDIKAGYEFGSKGIGLVRTEHMFFGAERLVEMRRFILSSSYEQRVEALNNIRKYQVEDFEAIFRLSGERPTIVRLLDPPLHEFLPNSDEDVENVARQLNIPKEVLNKRIVDLHEVNPMLGHRGCRLAITYPELYEMQVEAIMGSVLKLKKEGITCKPEIMIPLVSTVEEFTTLKEKLVNTIEQLEKEQGDSVPYLIGTMIETPRACLVADELAQHCDFFSFGTNDLTQLTFGFSRDDAGKFINVYTESNILKLDPFQTLDKDGVGKLIEIAVEQAKKVNPKIKIGVCGELGGDAKSIRRFNQLAIDYVSCSPFRVPGAILATAQSQAEESEH